From a single Brassica napus cultivar Da-Ae chromosome C9, Da-Ae, whole genome shotgun sequence genomic region:
- the LOC106408895 gene encoding uncharacterized protein LOC106408895, with the protein MNHMFSDLSTKYDNATSHMSHMRQKESEQPPADAPAAEKEREPTVGTNSSGPEQPAEVVCPIPELVPARKYTSKVPYPVPAKATRKDQEEMKCRKMLEDLTVRLPLMDAIQMMPSMRSFMKGLISGKISEESEFMTVSEECNAVLQNSVNLMPYFVARRLGYTHFKPTRMSLVFAVRSVKSPVGILEDLQVKVGNTFVPADFVVLELEEESKDPLILGRPFPCTVGAIIDVR; encoded by the exons ATGAACCATATGTTCAGCGATTTGAGCACCAAATACGACAATGCCACGAGTCATATGAGTCATATGAGGCAGAAAGAGTCGGAACAACCACCAGCCGATGCCCCGGCAGCTGAGAAGGAGAGGGAACCAACAGTTGGAACCAATTCGTCAGGACCAGAACAACCAGCTGAGGTTGTTTGCCCGATTCCAGAGCTTGTTCCTGCTCGCAAATACACTTCTAAAGTCCCTTACCCGGTTCCAGCAAAGGCTACTCGTAAGGACCAAGAGGAGATGAAGTGCAGAAAGATGTTGGAGGACCTAACCGTCCGACTCCCTTTGATGGATGCGATCCAGATGATGCCCTCCATGCGCAGCTTTATGAAGGGATTGATCTCAGGAAAAATATCAGAGGAGAGCGAATTCATGACTGTCTCTGAGGAGTGCAACGCAGTGCTTCAGAACAG CGTAAACCTCATGCCCTACTTTGTAGCACGACGTCTGGGATACACACATTTTAAACCAACTAGGATGTCCTTGGTGTTTGCGGTTAGATCAGTCAAGTCCCCGGTTGGTATTCTAGAGGATCTCCAAGTAAAAGTCGGAAACACCTTTGTTCCAGCAGACTTCGTAGTTCTAGAGCTAGAAGAGGAATCCAAAGATCCTCTTATTTTAGGAAGACCGTTCCCATGTACTGTTGGAGCCATCATTGATGTGCGGTAA